The Bacteroidales bacterium nucleotide sequence GTTGCGGTAACAAATTTTAATACAGGAAGGGTTGAATATCATAATTCCGGAAGTTTAACGGATTTTGTTATTGCGTCATCAAGCATTCCCGTTATATTCAAGCCTTTTAAAATACAAAACAGCTCTTATGTTGACGGCGGATTAACAGATAATATTCCTGTTAAACCGTTAACAGATATTTGTGAAAAGGTAATTGCGGTAAATATTGTTCCTGTTGTTAAAACCGAAAAGTTTAAAGGCATTAAACAGGTTATAGCCAGAACCTTAGATATTGCTGTTAATTCAGGAAAATATGAAATAAAAAATTCTGTTGATTTATTAATTGCTCCGCCTGCATTAAGGTACTATTCAATTTTCAGCACTAAAAAGGCCGATGAAATATTTAAAATCGGATATGATTTTGTTAAGAAACTGGATTTA carries:
- a CDS encoding patatin-like phospholipase family protein; the encoded protein is MKKYKTGLVLGGGGTRGFAHLGVIEALKEAGIEPDIISGTSAGAIAGSLYADGKTPGEALEIIKNKSFFKYTRLLFPREGFFSFAGLEKTLHKFYSVNKIEDLKLPFYVAVTNFNTGRVEYHNSGSLTDFVIASSSIPVIFKPFKIQNSSYVDGGLTDNIPVKPLTDICEKVIAVNIVPVVKTEKFKGIKQVIARTLDIAVNSGKYEIKNSVDLLIAPPALRYYSIFSTKKADEIFKIGYDFVKKLDLKDF